The sequence GTGTCTCGTTATTGGAGCGTATGACGTTTAAAGAGCTATTTTTGAACCCTAAACTCACAGAACCAATAGAGTCAAACCCTAACCAATTGGGGCTCTTCGACTTTTAATTGGACACTACTGTTATTGAATTGTAAATTTTTGAAATTCATAAGAGATTGTCATGGCATCTTGTGTTTTTTTTGTTTAATCAAGAGATAAGTTGCGCTAATAGGTGACTCTTTTATTATTTAAAGGTGGTAAACTCTTATAACTTCTAGTTTCGAGAAATAAGGAGGAGGGTACCATGCTTGGAGAACTTTTTGAAATCTTGCTGGCCGTAGTGGTACTCTGGCTTGTCTATAAATTTATCAGAAGATATCTGATGCTGTAGGCTGGTGGTACCGCCAACCTTATTCGCCTATGGCTTTCCTGATCCGGTTAAGCAGTGCCTCGGCTTCTTCGGGATAGCTGGAAAACGGTTCTATGGCCACTTCTTCAAAGCCTTGCAGGTCCGCCATCCGGAAACGGTCGTACAGGTCGCGCGCCATCTCTTGATAGTCGCCGTCATAGCGTATGATAACTCCGGGCGTTGCTCCGTTTTGCATGCTTCCGAAGTCCGCGGAACCGGAATCGCCGGAAACAGGGATGTCACGATCTGCTGATACGGAAGAAGTATTTTCGCCTTTGTTTTCTTCAGGACGGATCTGATGCAGCAGGTAAAGGGTGTTTTCGGCAGGGAAGGCGGGTTCCGGAAGTTCTTCGGGATGCATCCATCGCACCAGCGCATCAGGTGCATAATGCGTGTATTTCATTCCCGGGCTGCGGGGTGCCGAAGCATGGCCGCCGAATGCTTTGTTGTCGTCACCGGATGAGGATCTATCGCGCTCCCGGACCGAGCCTACGCGTCCGCGAATTCCGCTCTCAGGGCCGGATTGTTCCGTAAATCCGCCCATCCGGACTGGCTGAAGCAGCACCTGCTCCAGCTCAGACTGGGTGATGTGTCCCGGCCGCAACACCGTGTAGGGCCGCTCTGACAGATCAAGAACCGTCGACTCAAGCCCGAACTGACACGATCCGCCGTCGATGACCGGCACATCTTTCCCAAAATCCTGACGCACGTGTTCGCCCCGGGTCGGACTAGGCCGGCCGGATGTATTTGCACTGGGCGCGGCAATCGGGCCCGCCTCGGATATCAGACGCAGCGGGATGGGATGGTCCGGCATGCGGATGGCCACCGTCGGCAGACCTGCCGTGACGATATCCAGAACTTCCGGGCGTTTCGGCAGGATAAGGGCAAGCGGGCCGGGCCAGAACCGGTCCATCAGCCGCCGGGCATCTTCGGAAATTTCGGTTACAAGCGTAGCAGCCATTTCCAGGGAACTGACATGCACAATCAGCGGATTGTCTGGCGGGCGGCCTTTCAGAGCAAATATTTGTGCTACGGCATCTGCATTCCACGCATCGGCGCCAAGGCCGTAGACCGTTTCGGTGGGAAAAGCCACCACGTTTCCGCTTCGGATTTGCCCGGCGTATCGGGAAAGTGATATTTCAGGATGTGTTTCTACCATGACTGCTTTTTTATGATCAATCCAATAATATAGTATTCAGAATGGACGGAGTATAATGAAAATGACAAAATGGAGATATTTTTTAACAACGGGTAGTCTCTCTTAATATGTACACATCATAAGTGACAAAATAACTATCCGGCTAAAGCAGATTCTCCAAAAGATCAGCAGTATTTCTCATTCTCAATACAGATTCAGATCCTGCGCTTGTTGTGTTAATTCTTTCAACTTCTGATCCGCTATCTTTTGTTGTTGGGCTTCATATTTTTTAAGATCAGAAAACCTCACTCGCCGGTGACGCCCCACTTTGGAAAACGGAATTTTTCCCGACTCCATTAGTTTTACGACAAATGGCCGGGAAACATTCAGATAGTCGGCCGCCTCTTGACTGGTCAACATCTGGTCCTCACTTAATACCTCAATACTATTCCCTTGTGAAAGGTTCTTCAAGAGCTTTTCCAGATCGTCAATAGCGGACAACGGAATTTGAAGTTCAGAACCATCATCAGTTACTTTTAGTTCTAAAGGCTTTGATTGTTCCTTGTGAACCTTTGCGATTCTTCTCAGTACTTTTAAAGAATGCCTGGCCAAGGTTCTATCATCGGCTGATATCGTCTTGTCTTTTTGCTTCATGGTCTAGTAAATTTAACGTGGATTTATCGAAATATACAAAATACACGAAATATTCGAAACAATATTCGGATAGTGAACCGGCTTCGCCCTGCTACAAAACATGTATATTAGACTGACAGTGGTTTTGATATTGCTTAAGTCAATGCAGTAGTGAATGCTTACTGCATTGTTTTAACCAGTATGATGGCTGCAGTTTAAGTCCGGGCCGTAAATTTCCAGAATTCCGTTTGCCGGACTCAAACCGTCTGCGGTTCTTTTGCTGTTTTCTCCGGCTGAAGTTGCTCAAGAACCGAAAGGGCCGTTTCCGGATCAGAAATCTGCTGAACCACAAATCGCACGGCCTGATCTTTTTGTGCCAGCTGAAACGCATCGGGCCGCAACTGCTCCAGCCGGTGCATCAGATGCTGCATCACTCCCTGGTCGTAAAACCGGGATCCTGCCTCGCTGGCATGGTCCGGACACTGAAGCCACATCCGCCCGGCACGGATCGTTACTTTGGTCAGCCAGAGCCGCGATGTCAGAATTTTGATTTTTGTTGCGGTGACCAGATTCCTGGTCGCTTCCGGAAGCGGGCCGAACCGGTCAGCCACTTCATCCTGCCAGTCTGATACTTCTTTGAGCTCTGCAGATCCGGATAACCGCCGGTACAGATTCAGCCTTTCCACATTGTCGGAGACATAATCTGAGGGCAACAGCGCCGAATAGTCAAATTCCACGGTAGTCTCGGGCCGTTCGGGAATGTGCTCTGTCTCTTCAAACAGACCGGCGAACTCGGTCTCCTTGAGCTCGCGCACCGCATCGTTGAGAATTTTGTTGTACATCTCGAAACCGACTTCATTGACGAAACCGCTCTGCTCGGCGCCCAGGATATCCCCGGCTCCGCGGATGTCGAGGTCCCGCATGGCAATGTTGAATCCCGAACCAAGGTCGGAGTACTCCTCGAGTGCCAGCAGTCGTCGCCGTGACTCCAGCGTCAGGGATTCCATCGGCGGTGTGATCAGGTAGCAGTAGGCTTTGCGGTTTGAACGCCCGACCCGTCCGCGCAGCTGGTGCAGCTCCGAAAGTCCGAAATGATTGGCCTGATTGATGATAATCGTGTTGGCATTGGCAATGTCGATTCCGTTCTCCACGATGTTGGTTGAAACCAGCACGTCAAATTTGTGATCGTAGAAGTCCAGAATGATTTTTTCAAGCTTGCTGCCGGTCATCTGTCCGTGCGCAAAACGCACCCGGATGTTCGGTACGAGTGACCGGACCATCCCGGCAATTTCTTCAATATTCTGCACCCTGTTGTGGATGAAGAACACTTGTCCGCCGCGGCTGACCTCCTGCATGATGGCATCACGGATCAACCGCTTGTCAAAGCTGTGTATTTCGGTCAGGACAGGCTGCCGGTTGGGCGGCGGCGTGTTGATCACACTCAGGTCCCGTGCGCCCATCAGTGAAAACTGCAGCGTACGCGGAATGGGGGTTGCCGTAAGCGTCAGTACATCCACACTGGCCCGCAGCTCTTTGAGTTTTTCCTTCACGCTCACCCCGAACCGCTGCTCTTCATCCACGATCAGCAGTCCAAGATCCCGGAAAGATACATCTTTCGATGCAATACGATGCGTTCCGATGAGGATGTCGACCTCGCCCGACCTGGTGCGTTTGATGATATCGGTCTGCTCTGCTTTGCTGCGAAAACGCGAGATGACCTCAATGTTTACGGCAAAGTCTTTCATCCGCTCCCGGAAGGTTTTGGCGTGCTGGTCGGCCAGGATCGTTGTGGGCACCATCAGGGCAACCTGCTTTCCGTCGAGTACCGCCTTAAACGCGGCGCGCACAGCCACCTCGGTCTTGCCGAAGCCCACATCGCCGCATACCAGCCGGTCCATCGGCATTTCCTTCTGCATATCCGATTTTACATCCCGGATTACCGAGTCCTGATCCGGCGTCTCCTCATACATGAAGGACGCTTCAAGTTCGGTCTGCATGGACGAATCCCCCGAAAAGGACCACGCTTTTTGTGCTTTGCGCTTAGCATAGAGCGTAATCAGCTCCCGGGCGATGTCCTTGACACGCTTGCGGGTTTTGGCCTTTTTCCTGGCCCATTCGCCCGATCCGAGTTTGGTGACCTTGGGTGCAGTGCCGTCCTTGCCGGAGTATTTCTGAAGCTTGTGCAGACTGGATACGTTGACGTAAAGCGTCGAATCGTCCTGGTACCGCAGTACAACGGACTCCTGGTCAGCCCCGCGGACGGTGATTTTCCGGAACCCGGCAAATTTCCCAATGCCGTGATCAACGTGCACGACATAATCGCCGATGTTCAGGTCTTTCAGTTCTTTGAAAGAGATGCCGCCGCGGCGAACTTTTGAACGCGTTTTGGGACGATGGTAGCGATTGAAAATCTGATGATCGGTGTAAACGGCGATGTCCATTTCCGGCAGGATGAAACCGCGGTGCAGCGTTTCCATTGTAAGCCGGTAACGAAGTTCCGGTCCGGGTTCACCGAGCAGCTCCTCAAACCGGTTTCGCTGCCCCTCGTTGTCACACAAAATCCAGGTTTCGATATTCTGCAGACTGAGGTCGGCCAGGTCTTTCCGGAGCAGCTTGACCGAAGAGTTGAAGTCCGGCTGCGGGCGCGCCTGGAGGGTAAACTCGGCATCAGGTGTCAGATCAGGCGGGATGGCACCGAAAAGCAGGCGGGGATGGCGCTGCAGTTCACCGGCCAGCTCGTCTGCGGTCATGTACCGGTGCTCCGGAGGTTTTGGAGCGGCTTTTTTATTTTCACTCACTACTTCGCGATACCGCTGAGCCGCTTCTTCACTGAGCCTGTGGATCTCCGACACAATGCCCGGATAATCCACGGCGGCAATCACCGCATGTTCATCAAAAAAGGAGATCAGCGACTGCCGCGCTGCGTCCGAAAAAGACTCCAGATTGGGCAGCAGCCGTATCTGATCCAGAAATGCAACGGACCGCTGTGAATCAGGATCAAACTCCCGGATGGATTCGATTTCGTTGCCGAAAAATTCCAGCCGTACCGGATATTCACCGGAAAACGGGAAAATGTCGATGATGCCGCCACGCCGGGCATATTCACCGGGTTCATTGACAAACGATACCGTCTGATACTGCTGGTCGGCAAGCTTCTCCGCGAGCGCGTCCGGATCCATTTCACTCTGTTTCTTCAACGAAATGGATGCTTTGTCGAAATGATCGGCCGATGCCATTTTTTCAAAGACTGCCTCTGCGGATGTCACCACGACGACCTCTCTGGTTTCCCGGATCTGGTCAATGACATCCGAACGCTGCGCGGTAACGGTCGTATCGCTTACTCGTCCGGACTGATAGGGCCGGGCGCCGGAAGGCGGAAAGTAAAGCGAGTTTCCGTTTCCGAGTGCGTCAATATCTGACTTCAGGAACTGCGCCCGTTCCGCGTCGGGTGTTATTACGATAAGAGGGAGGTGCTTCTTTGCCAGCCCGGACATAAGCAGGGCGGGGGTGGACCCCACGAAGTGCTGTAGCCGCACGCTTTTTCCGGGGGCTATGTTGCCGGAAAGCTCGTCAACAGGAAAATGTTTGGAAAATATCTCAGCAATGTTCTTCAGAGACATGAAAACAATAGTAATATGCAGTTGAAAAAAAATGGTAACATCTGAAACAGTTGCAGCAAGAAGCAGTTGCGGCAGCGTTAGTTGAGCTCGATGCGGAACAGCCACCTGTCGCATGCAAACGACAGAAGAAGGAGTATCATTCCCCAGGCCAGGTAACCCTGATAGGCGTCAGCAAGTTCATGGTAAACCGACTCCTCAAACTCGGTTCTTTCAAGTTCATCAATTTCATTGTAGACCTGTTCGAGGGACTCATTGTCTGTTGCCCGGAAATAGCGTCCGCCGGTCCGTTCCGCAATATCCCGCATCATGTCCTCGTCGA comes from Natronogracilivirga saccharolytica and encodes:
- a CDS encoding L-threonylcarbamoyladenylate synthase, translating into MVETHPEISLSRYAGQIRSGNVVAFPTETVYGLGADAWNADAVAQIFALKGRPPDNPLIVHVSSLEMAATLVTEISEDARRLMDRFWPGPLALILPKRPEVLDIVTAGLPTVAIRMPDHPIPLRLISEAGPIAAPSANTSGRPSPTRGEHVRQDFGKDVPVIDGGSCQFGLESTVLDLSERPYTVLRPGHITQSELEQVLLQPVRMGGFTEQSGPESGIRGRVGSVRERDRSSSGDDNKAFGGHASAPRSPGMKYTHYAPDALVRWMHPEELPEPAFPAENTLYLLHQIRPEENKGENTSSVSADRDIPVSGDSGSADFGSMQNGATPGVIIRYDGDYQEMARDLYDRFRMADLQGFEEVAIEPFSSYPEEAEALLNRIRKAIGE
- a CDS encoding helix-turn-helix domain-containing protein, producing MKQKDKTISADDRTLARHSLKVLRRIAKVHKEQSKPLELKVTDDGSELQIPLSAIDDLEKLLKNLSQGNSIEVLSEDQMLTSQEAADYLNVSRPFVVKLMESGKIPFSKVGRHRRVRFSDLKKYEAQQQKIADQKLKELTQQAQDLNLY
- the mfd gene encoding transcription-repair coupling factor, with the protein product MSLKNIAEIFSKHFPVDELSGNIAPGKSVRLQHFVGSTPALLMSGLAKKHLPLIVITPDAERAQFLKSDIDALGNGNSLYFPPSGARPYQSGRVSDTTVTAQRSDVIDQIRETREVVVVTSAEAVFEKMASADHFDKASISLKKQSEMDPDALAEKLADQQYQTVSFVNEPGEYARRGGIIDIFPFSGEYPVRLEFFGNEIESIREFDPDSQRSVAFLDQIRLLPNLESFSDAARQSLISFFDEHAVIAAVDYPGIVSEIHRLSEEAAQRYREVVSENKKAAPKPPEHRYMTADELAGELQRHPRLLFGAIPPDLTPDAEFTLQARPQPDFNSSVKLLRKDLADLSLQNIETWILCDNEGQRNRFEELLGEPGPELRYRLTMETLHRGFILPEMDIAVYTDHQIFNRYHRPKTRSKVRRGGISFKELKDLNIGDYVVHVDHGIGKFAGFRKITVRGADQESVVLRYQDDSTLYVNVSSLHKLQKYSGKDGTAPKVTKLGSGEWARKKAKTRKRVKDIARELITLYAKRKAQKAWSFSGDSSMQTELEASFMYEETPDQDSVIRDVKSDMQKEMPMDRLVCGDVGFGKTEVAVRAAFKAVLDGKQVALMVPTTILADQHAKTFRERMKDFAVNIEVISRFRSKAEQTDIIKRTRSGEVDILIGTHRIASKDVSFRDLGLLIVDEEQRFGVSVKEKLKELRASVDVLTLTATPIPRTLQFSLMGARDLSVINTPPPNRQPVLTEIHSFDKRLIRDAIMQEVSRGGQVFFIHNRVQNIEEIAGMVRSLVPNIRVRFAHGQMTGSKLEKIILDFYDHKFDVLVSTNIVENGIDIANANTIIINQANHFGLSELHQLRGRVGRSNRKAYCYLITPPMESLTLESRRRLLALEEYSDLGSGFNIAMRDLDIRGAGDILGAEQSGFVNEVGFEMYNKILNDAVRELKETEFAGLFEETEHIPERPETTVEFDYSALLPSDYVSDNVERLNLYRRLSGSAELKEVSDWQDEVADRFGPLPEATRNLVTATKIKILTSRLWLTKVTIRAGRMWLQCPDHASEAGSRFYDQGVMQHLMHRLEQLRPDAFQLAQKDQAVRFVVQQISDPETALSVLEQLQPEKTAKEPQTV